In uncultured Bacteroides sp., the following proteins share a genomic window:
- the ltrA gene encoding group II intron reverse transcriptase/maturase: MKGRMQKISAVNDSCPQKNRTESEGYAGVQTFIGITENNLTEVHFTKYDLLERILSPANLNKAYKQVVSNGGSGGVDKMETEELLPFLKLHKDELVTSLMDGNYHPNPVRRVEIPKENGKKRQLGIPTVVDRLIQQAISQVLSPIYEREFSNNSFGFRPKRSAHKALRTAQNYINAGNKYAVDLDLEKFFDTVNQSKLIEILSRRIKDGRVISLIHKYLRAGIIIGHKFEESSRGVPQGGPLSPLLSNIMLNELDKELERRGHPFVRYADDCMIFCKSKRSASRTMKHIICFIEETLFLRVNREKTKAGYVRGMKFLGYSFYNSKGGFRLSVHSKSYMKLKVRLKELTGRSNGMGYNKRKYELHQFIRGWIEYFKLADMQNHLKRIDQWLRRRLRMCIWKSWKNVSTRITNLLRCGIDRWHAQKWGYVKGYWRIAGSPILSCAIDTDKLRNAGYPMMLDYYSKMYRK; the protein is encoded by the coding sequence ATGAAGGGAAGAATGCAGAAAATATCAGCAGTGAATGATAGCTGCCCGCAAAAGAATAGGACGGAATCCGAAGGCTATGCGGGAGTGCAGACTTTTATAGGGATTACTGAAAACAACCTCACGGAAGTGCATTTTACAAAATATGATTTACTGGAACGTATCTTGTCGCCTGCCAATTTGAACAAGGCTTATAAACAGGTAGTGTCGAATGGTGGCAGTGGAGGTGTCGATAAGATGGAAACGGAAGAACTTCTTCCGTTTCTGAAACTCCATAAAGATGAACTGGTAACATCTTTAATGGATGGTAATTACCATCCTAATCCAGTCCGTAGGGTAGAAATCCCTAAGGAGAATGGCAAGAAGCGCCAGCTTGGTATCCCTACCGTAGTTGACCGTCTTATCCAGCAAGCCATATCACAAGTTTTGTCTCCGATTTATGAACGGGAATTCAGTAACAACAGCTTCGGTTTTCGTCCGAAACGCAGTGCGCATAAAGCGCTGCGAACAGCCCAGAACTATATTAATGCAGGCAATAAATATGCGGTAGATTTAGATCTGGAGAAGTTTTTCGACACGGTCAACCAAAGCAAGCTGATAGAAATTCTTTCCCGCAGGATAAAAGATGGGCGAGTGATTTCTCTTATCCATAAATATCTCCGCGCGGGAATTATAATTGGTCATAAATTTGAGGAAAGCAGTCGGGGAGTTCCTCAAGGTGGTCCCCTTAGTCCGCTACTGAGCAATATAATGCTCAATGAACTGGATAAAGAGCTGGAACGCCGAGGACATCCATTTGTCCGCTATGCAGATGATTGCATGATATTTTGCAAAAGTAAACGCTCTGCCAGTCGTACGATGAAGCACATCATTTGTTTTATCGAAGAAACCCTCTTCCTGAGGGTAAACCGAGAGAAAACGAAAGCAGGATATGTGCGGGGCATGAAGTTCTTAGGTTACTCCTTTTATAATAGCAAAGGAGGATTTCGCTTATCTGTACACTCCAAAAGTTACATGAAACTGAAAGTTCGTTTGAAAGAGCTGACAGGTCGCAGTAATGGCATGGGATACAATAAACGCAAATACGAACTTCATCAATTCATTCGTGGCTGGATTGAATACTTCAAACTTGCAGACATGCAAAATCATCTGAAGAGGATAGATCAATGGCTCCGTCGCCGGCTTCGTATGTGTATATGGAAAAGTTGGAAGAATGTCAGTACTCGTATAACCAATCTATTGCGTTGCGGTATTGATAGATGGCATGCTCAGAAATGGGGATATGTGAAAGGTTACTGGCGAATAGCTGGCAGCCCGATTCTTAGCTGTGCAATTGATACAGATAAATTGCGAAATGCAGGTTATCCAATGATGTTGGATTATTACAGTAAAATGTATCGTAAATAA